From the Paenibacillus sp. FSL H8-0548 genome, one window contains:
- a CDS encoding ABC transporter substrate-binding protein, whose amino-acid sequence MKPAVIGIVAILFISLMYILYSKYSGPDLSNSTGYHNADAADKQAEDVPESFVTLKVIMPGDLSARMGDFVENELNDRLKKDLNMKLDLTYIPWSNYQQKLELALSTGEKYDLFWYGAPFVSVYYTKGYIQPLDELLNQYGQDLIQHIPDENFKQNRIDEKLWAIPSQAFTSAGKFSSVMVRQDLLEKVSMSEIKTIADLELFFERMQTIDPSYYGYLETDRGHEMLWRELTDRNYSSLDERLLFVVDEDSGEILSYVESDLYKKAAQLRESWVKMGIIDKNLVGNPAAKIDQENAGKLLFRVGAVSRAMENLQTARNADPNARLREYYLAKEKPKFITTPSNEAFMITEASENPERAMMFMNWILQNKDNYNFIVYGVEGKDYELENGKIKQLTNDQLIYEWMWRNKDYFLAPASVEDDIIDDMLTNDENSRISKLFGFHFNEASVKNEIAQVMAVYKEKFEPINFGLASYDEYYEDAIAALKKAGFDVVFEELKKQFSEFQLQH is encoded by the coding sequence ATGAAACCTGCTGTTATTGGAATAGTTGCCATACTTTTCATATCTCTGATGTACATCCTTTACAGCAAATATAGCGGACCCGACCTATCGAATTCGACGGGATACCACAATGCAGATGCAGCGGATAAGCAAGCGGAAGATGTGCCAGAATCATTTGTCACATTGAAAGTAATTATGCCTGGCGATCTGTCGGCGCGCATGGGCGACTTCGTTGAGAATGAATTGAATGATCGACTTAAGAAAGATTTAAATATGAAGCTTGACTTGACTTATATTCCTTGGTCTAATTACCAACAAAAATTAGAACTGGCCTTATCCACCGGAGAAAAGTACGATTTGTTCTGGTATGGCGCACCATTCGTCTCTGTTTATTACACGAAAGGTTATATTCAGCCTTTAGATGAGCTGCTGAACCAATATGGGCAGGATCTTATTCAACATATTCCTGATGAAAACTTCAAGCAGAATCGGATCGATGAGAAGCTCTGGGCGATACCGTCTCAGGCATTTACGTCTGCAGGGAAATTCTCTTCCGTCATGGTTCGCCAGGATTTGCTAGAGAAGGTCAGCATGTCAGAAATTAAGACAATCGCTGATCTCGAGCTTTTTTTCGAAAGAATGCAAACCATAGATCCAAGTTATTATGGCTATTTGGAAACGGACCGAGGCCATGAAATGTTGTGGCGTGAATTGACAGATCGAAATTACTCTTCATTGGATGAGCGATTGTTATTTGTGGTTGATGAGGACTCTGGAGAGATTCTGAGCTATGTAGAGTCTGATTTATATAAAAAAGCGGCTCAATTGCGTGAGTCATGGGTGAAGATGGGCATCATTGACAAGAATCTAGTGGGCAATCCGGCAGCGAAGATCGATCAGGAGAATGCAGGAAAGCTTCTATTTCGAGTAGGTGCGGTCTCCAGGGCAATGGAGAACCTGCAAACGGCACGGAATGCTGATCCGAATGCCAGGCTCCGCGAGTATTATCTTGCAAAGGAGAAACCGAAGTTTATTACTACCCCAAGCAATGAAGCCTTTATGATAACGGAGGCATCGGAAAATCCTGAACGGGCGATGATGTTTATGAATTGGATTTTGCAAAACAAAGATAATTATAATTTTATTGTTTATGGGGTAGAGGGAAAGGACTATGAACTGGAGAATGGTAAAATTAAGCAATTGACCAATGACCAGTTAATATACGAATGGATGTGGCGAAACAAGGATTATTTTCTCGCACCTGCCAGTGTAGAGGATGATATTATTGATGACATGCTTACGAATGATGAAAACTCGCGCATTTCCAAATTATTCGGATTTCATTTCAATGAGGCGTCCGTCAAAAATGAGATAGCCCAGGTCATGGCGGTCTATAAGGAAAAATTCGAGCCCATCAATTTTGGCTTGGCCAGTTATGATGAGTATTATGAAGATGCAATCGCAGCTCTTAAGAAAGCAGGCTTTGACGTTGTTTTTGAAGAATTGAAAAAACAGTTCTCGGAATTCCAACTCCAACATTAA